A genome region from Streptomyces sp. S4.7 includes the following:
- a CDS encoding NAD(P)/FAD-dependent oxidoreductase, with product MTSTVPTSVPHTEDRPSAGLPPITMFGPDFPYAYDDFLAHPAGVGQIPATEHGAEVAVIGGGLSGIVAAYELMKMGLRPVVYEADRIGGRLRTVGFDGCDPELTAELGAMRFPPSSTALQHYIDLVGLVTEPFPNPLSPGTPSTVVDLKGESHYARTIDDLPQVYRDVMAAWNTCLEEGADFSDMNRAMRERDVPRIREIWARLVEKLDNQTFYGFLCDSDAFKSFRHREIFGQVGFGTGGWDTDFPNSILEILRVVYSEADDHHRGIVGGSSQLPLRLWEREPAKITHWPLGTSLSSLHGGAPRGAVTRLHRTAGDRITVTDASGDIRTYRAAVFTAQSWLLLSKIDCSDSLFPIDHWTAMERTHYMESSKLFVPVDRPFWLDEAVDDRGEPTGRDTMSMTLTDRMTRGTYLLDNGPDKPAVICLSYTWCDDSLKWLPLSANERMEVMLKSLGEIYPNVDIRKHVIGSPVTVSWENEPCFMGAFKANLPGHYRYQRRLFTHFMQDRLPADKRGIFLAGDDISWTAGWAEGAVQTALNAVWGVMTHFGGATDATNPGPGDVYDEIAPVELPED from the coding sequence ATGACGTCCACGGTGCCCACCTCCGTCCCGCACACCGAGGACCGGCCGTCGGCCGGTCTGCCGCCGATCACCATGTTCGGTCCGGACTTCCCCTACGCGTACGACGACTTCCTCGCCCACCCCGCGGGCGTCGGCCAGATACCGGCGACCGAGCACGGCGCCGAGGTCGCGGTCATCGGCGGCGGGCTGTCCGGCATCGTCGCCGCGTACGAGCTGATGAAGATGGGCCTGCGGCCGGTCGTGTACGAGGCCGACCGGATCGGCGGGCGGCTGCGCACGGTGGGCTTCGACGGCTGCGACCCCGAACTGACCGCGGAGCTGGGCGCGATGCGCTTCCCGCCGTCGTCCACCGCGCTCCAGCACTACATCGACCTGGTGGGCCTGGTCACCGAACCGTTCCCCAACCCCCTTTCCCCCGGTACCCCTTCGACCGTCGTGGACCTCAAGGGCGAGTCGCACTACGCGCGGACGATCGACGACCTGCCGCAGGTCTACCGCGACGTGATGGCCGCCTGGAACACCTGTCTGGAGGAGGGCGCGGACTTCTCCGACATGAACCGCGCCATGCGCGAGCGCGACGTGCCGCGCATCCGGGAGATCTGGGCCCGGCTGGTGGAGAAGCTCGACAACCAGACCTTCTACGGCTTCCTCTGCGACTCCGACGCCTTCAAGTCCTTCCGGCACCGGGAGATCTTCGGCCAGGTCGGCTTCGGTACGGGCGGCTGGGACACCGACTTCCCCAACTCGATCCTGGAGATCCTGCGCGTCGTCTACTCCGAGGCCGACGACCACCACCGCGGCATCGTCGGCGGCAGCAGCCAACTGCCGCTGCGGCTCTGGGAGCGCGAACCGGCCAAGATCACGCACTGGCCGCTGGGCACCTCGCTCTCGTCCCTGCACGGCGGCGCGCCGCGCGGCGCGGTGACCCGGCTGCACCGTACGGCGGGCGACCGGATCACCGTCACCGACGCCTCCGGGGACATCCGCACCTACCGGGCCGCCGTGTTCACCGCGCAGTCCTGGCTGCTGCTGTCGAAGATCGACTGCTCGGACTCGCTCTTCCCGATCGACCACTGGACGGCGATGGAGCGCACCCACTACATGGAGTCGTCCAAGCTGTTCGTGCCGGTGGACCGGCCGTTCTGGCTGGACGAGGCCGTCGACGACAGGGGAGAGCCGACCGGCCGCGACACGATGTCGATGACGCTCACCGACCGGATGACGCGCGGCACGTACCTCCTCGACAACGGTCCCGACAAGCCGGCCGTCATCTGCCTCTCCTACACGTGGTGCGACGACAGCCTGAAGTGGCTGCCGCTGTCGGCGAACGAGCGGATGGAGGTCATGCTGAAGTCGCTCGGCGAGATCTATCCGAACGTGGACATCCGCAAGCACGTCATCGGCAGCCCGGTGACGGTGTCGTGGGAGAACGAGCCCTGTTTCATGGGTGCGTTCAAGGCGAACCTGCCGGGCCACTACCGCTACCAGCGCCGTCTGTTCACCCACTTCATGCAGGACCGGCTGCCCGCGGACAAGCGCGGGATCTTCCTCGCGGGGGACGACATCTCGTGGACGGCGGGGTGGGCGGAGGGCGCCGTACAGACCGCGCTCAACGCCGTGTGGGGTGTGATGACGCACTTCGGCGGCGCCACGGACGCGACGAATCCCGGGCCGGGCGACGTGTACGACGAGATCGCCCCGGTCGAGCTGCCGGAGGACTGA
- a CDS encoding carbon-nitrogen hydrolase family protein has translation MPSSRIALLQSSGRPGDTVKNLEILAGAAREAADGGAGLLVCPEMFLTGYAIGPDVSRLAETADGPSSEAVARIAAQHGIAVLYGYPERSGDGAGLHNSARLVGPDGAALADYRKTHLFGGFEQEWFTPGDTPVVQAELGGLRVGIMICYDVEFPENVRAHALAGTDLLLVPTAQMHPFQFVAESLVPARAFENQMYVAYVNRTGPEGEGGSAFEFVGLSCLAGPDGTTRARAGRGEELLLGDVDPGLLRTSRAANPYLRDRRPGLYGSLN, from the coding sequence ATGCCGTCTTCGCGTATCGCCCTGCTCCAGAGCTCCGGCCGGCCCGGCGACACCGTGAAGAATCTTGAGATCCTCGCGGGCGCGGCCCGCGAGGCCGCTGACGGCGGAGCGGGGCTGCTGGTCTGTCCCGAGATGTTCCTCACCGGATACGCCATCGGCCCCGACGTGTCCCGGCTGGCCGAGACCGCGGACGGTCCGTCCTCCGAGGCCGTGGCCCGTATCGCGGCCCAGCACGGCATCGCGGTCCTGTACGGCTATCCGGAGCGGTCCGGGGACGGCGCGGGCCTCCACAACTCCGCGCGGCTCGTCGGTCCGGACGGCGCCGCCCTGGCCGACTACCGCAAGACCCATCTCTTCGGCGGCTTCGAGCAGGAGTGGTTCACACCGGGCGACACCCCGGTCGTACAGGCCGAACTCGGCGGTCTGCGGGTGGGGATCATGATCTGCTACGACGTCGAGTTCCCGGAGAACGTACGCGCCCACGCGCTCGCCGGGACGGATCTGCTGCTGGTGCCCACCGCTCAGATGCACCCCTTCCAGTTCGTCGCCGAGTCCCTCGTCCCGGCGCGCGCCTTCGAGAACCAGATGTATGTGGCGTACGTGAACCGGACAGGTCCGGAGGGGGAAGGCGGGTCCGCGTTCGAGTTCGTCGGGCTGAGCTGTCTGGCCGGTCCGGACGGCACCACCCGCGCCCGCGCCGGACGCGGCGAGGAGTTGCTCCTCGGCGACGTCGATCCCGGACTGCTGCGGACCTCGCGCGCCGCCAACCCGTATCTGCGCGACCGGCGCCCCGGCCTGTACGGCTCGCTGAACTGA
- a CDS encoding Lrp/AsnC family transcriptional regulator, whose product MRLNKLDERIVHALAEDARRSFADIGSEVGLSAPAVKRRVDRLRAEGAITGFTVRVDPAALGWETEGFVEIYCRHKTSPEDIRRGLSRYPEVVSASTVTGDADAVVQVFASDMRHFERVLEQIAGEPYVERTKSVLVLSPLLRRFSSGAPG is encoded by the coding sequence GTGCGACTGAACAAGCTCGACGAACGCATCGTGCACGCCCTCGCCGAGGACGCCCGCCGCTCCTTCGCGGACATCGGCTCCGAGGTCGGCCTCTCGGCGCCCGCCGTGAAACGGCGGGTCGACCGGCTGCGCGCCGAGGGCGCCATCACCGGCTTCACCGTGCGGGTGGACCCGGCGGCGCTCGGCTGGGAGACCGAGGGGTTCGTCGAGATCTACTGCCGGCACAAGACCTCGCCGGAGGACATCCGGCGTGGCCTGTCGCGCTACCCGGAGGTGGTGTCCGCGTCGACCGTCACCGGTGACGCGGACGCCGTGGTCCAGGTCTTCGCCTCCGACATGCGCCACTTCGAGCGGGTGCTCGAACAGATCGCGGGGGAGCCGTACGTGGAGCGTACGAAGTCCGTGCTGGTGCTCTCACCGCTGCTCAGGCGCTTCTCGTCGGGCGCGCCGGGCTGA
- a CDS encoding amino acid permease, which translates to MLDNGAAPPPAPGPERGRRTLGARLMWRKPVDALIAESGHGEGGFLRRSLGVWQLTMISIGATLGTGIFVVLGEAVPKAGPAVILSFVLAGLTALFSALSYAELAGTIPVSGSSYSYAYATMGELVAWICGWCLILEYGVSVAAVAVGWGQYLNELLDGTVGVTIPDALSSPPGDGGVFNFPALLLVLLAMTFLLGGARESARVNAVMVTVKIAALLLFCGVALQGVEAGNYTPFMPLGVAGVSAAAGSLFFSYIGFDAASTAGEEARNPQRDLPRAIMLSLFVVTVLYVLVAAVAVGARPWRDFADSEAALAGVLRDVTGSHVWAVLLAAGAVVAIASVVLTVLYGQTRILFAMSRDGLVPRIFSRIHPRTGAPRANTVIVSLFCGVLAAAVPLGQLADATSIGTLFAFALVNVSVVVLRRTRPEMRRGFRVPLSPVVPAIGFGLCLHLMAGLAEITWVVFGIWLTAGLVVYFGYGARRPRPSPAQPPPAEK; encoded by the coding sequence TTGCTGGACAACGGCGCAGCGCCGCCCCCCGCCCCAGGACCGGAGCGCGGACGCCGGACGCTCGGTGCCAGGCTGATGTGGCGCAAACCCGTCGACGCACTCATCGCCGAGAGCGGCCACGGCGAAGGCGGATTCCTGCGCCGTTCGCTCGGCGTGTGGCAGCTGACGATGATCAGCATCGGCGCCACCCTCGGCACCGGGATCTTCGTCGTCCTCGGCGAGGCCGTTCCCAAGGCCGGACCGGCCGTCATCCTCTCGTTCGTACTCGCCGGGCTGACCGCGCTCTTCTCCGCCCTCTCGTACGCCGAACTGGCCGGCACCATCCCCGTCTCCGGCTCCTCCTACTCGTACGCCTACGCGACCATGGGCGAGCTCGTCGCCTGGATCTGCGGCTGGTGCCTGATCCTGGAGTACGGGGTGTCCGTCGCCGCGGTCGCCGTCGGCTGGGGCCAGTACCTGAACGAACTCCTCGACGGCACCGTCGGCGTGACGATCCCCGACGCGCTCTCCTCGCCGCCCGGCGACGGCGGCGTCTTCAACTTCCCCGCCCTGCTGCTCGTCCTGCTCGCCATGACCTTCCTGCTCGGCGGCGCACGCGAGTCGGCGCGCGTCAACGCGGTCATGGTCACGGTGAAGATCGCCGCCCTGCTGCTCTTCTGCGGCGTCGCCCTCCAGGGCGTCGAGGCGGGCAACTACACGCCGTTCATGCCGCTCGGGGTGGCCGGGGTCAGCGCTGCCGCGGGCTCGCTGTTCTTCTCGTACATCGGCTTCGACGCAGCGTCCACGGCCGGTGAGGAGGCCAGGAACCCGCAGCGCGACCTCCCGCGCGCCATCATGCTCTCGCTGTTCGTCGTCACCGTGCTGTACGTCCTGGTGGCGGCCGTCGCCGTCGGCGCACGCCCCTGGCGCGACTTCGCCGACTCCGAGGCGGCGCTCGCCGGTGTGCTGCGAGATGTCACCGGCAGCCACGTCTGGGCCGTACTGCTGGCCGCGGGAGCGGTCGTCGCCATCGCGAGCGTGGTTCTGACGGTCCTCTACGGGCAGACCCGGATCCTGTTCGCGATGTCCCGCGACGGCCTGGTGCCGAGGATCTTCTCCAGGATCCACCCGAGGACGGGCGCCCCGCGCGCCAACACCGTGATCGTCTCGCTCTTCTGCGGGGTGCTCGCCGCCGCCGTCCCGCTCGGCCAACTGGCCGACGCCACCAGCATCGGGACGCTCTTCGCGTTCGCCCTCGTCAATGTCTCGGTGGTCGTGCTGCGGCGGACCCGGCCCGAAATGCGGCGCGGCTTCCGCGTCCCGCTGTCGCCCGTCGTCCCCGCCATCGGGTTCGGGCTCTGTCTCCATCTGATGGCAGGCCTCGCGGAGATCACCTGGGTGGTCTTCGGAATCTGGCTGACCGCCGGCCTCGTGGTCTACTTCGGATACGGGGCGCGCCGTCCCCGGCCGTCCCCGGCACAGCCACCACCCGCAGAGAAGTGA
- a CDS encoding GDSL-type esterase/lipase family protein — protein sequence MSWLDPTPFLRGVGWRDGDRVTRADPADLTRLPWDIAERAALPIGVRLEFVSDGAYALQIRYRAGVPEPGDPLSELAHGFSLWEEDRHLGETFTEPARERSVRIELPASPGPFTVHLPESHAPVILGLRPVGGSVTPAPPRPRWIVHGDSITEGWWSTRPAHSWPAVAGRALGLDTVNLGYAGAARGELVTATQIAALPADLLTLAFGTNCWSGAPYSAPLLYETVRAFLALVRDGQPATPLLLLSPVLRPAAEHTRNALGATLAELRTAMEEAVRDSVAAGDDRLLLLPGRDLLRAEHLVDGLHPDDSGHVLMAEAVTAALRPTGFAPSFVVPAG from the coding sequence ATGAGCTGGCTGGATCCCACCCCCTTCCTGCGTGGCGTCGGATGGCGGGACGGCGACCGGGTGACGCGTGCGGACCCCGCCGACCTGACCCGGCTGCCGTGGGACATCGCCGAGCGCGCGGCGCTCCCGATCGGTGTGCGGCTGGAGTTCGTGTCCGACGGCGCGTACGCCCTTCAGATCCGTTACCGCGCCGGTGTACCGGAGCCCGGGGACCCGCTGTCCGAACTCGCCCACGGCTTCTCCCTCTGGGAGGAGGACCGCCACCTGGGCGAGACGTTCACGGAACCGGCGCGGGAGCGGTCGGTCCGTATCGAACTGCCCGCGTCCCCCGGCCCGTTCACGGTTCACCTCCCCGAGTCGCACGCGCCCGTGATCCTGGGCCTGCGGCCGGTCGGCGGTTCCGTCACCCCGGCGCCGCCGCGCCCGCGCTGGATCGTCCACGGCGACTCGATCACCGAGGGCTGGTGGTCGACGCGACCCGCGCACTCCTGGCCCGCCGTCGCCGGCCGTGCGCTCGGCCTCGACACGGTCAACCTCGGTTACGCGGGCGCCGCCCGTGGCGAACTCGTCACCGCCACCCAGATCGCCGCGCTCCCCGCCGATCTGCTCACCCTGGCCTTCGGCACCAACTGCTGGTCCGGAGCCCCGTATTCGGCGCCACTGCTCTACGAGACGGTGCGCGCGTTCCTCGCCCTCGTACGGGACGGGCAGCCCGCCACCCCGCTGCTGCTGCTCTCGCCGGTGCTGCGGCCCGCCGCCGAGCACACCCGCAACGCGCTCGGGGCGACGCTCGCGGAGCTCCGCACGGCCATGGAGGAAGCCGTGCGCGACAGCGTGGCGGCCGGCGACGACCGGCTTCTGCTGCTGCCGGGCCGGGACCTGCTCCGCGCGGAGCATCTGGTGGACGGACTGCATCCCGACGACAGCGGGCATGTACTCATGGCGGAGGCGGTCACGGCCGCTCTGCGCCCAACGGGATTCGCACCCTCATTCGTGGTGCCGGCCGGTTAG
- a CDS encoding ATP-binding protein produces MSEDAHVVIVESPARDTASARRAAADFLTQHCPWADPDAVLLVVSELVANAARHTSGWWRLRLTAGRESLVVGIDDSSPQPPVARDPDFGGGGGFGWHMVQRLASRVEIRPLPEGKRVQAVWDRPAAARA; encoded by the coding sequence ATGAGTGAAGATGCGCATGTGGTGATCGTGGAATCACCGGCCCGTGACACCGCGTCCGCCCGAAGGGCCGCCGCCGACTTCCTGACGCAGCACTGCCCCTGGGCCGACCCGGACGCGGTGCTGCTGGTCGTCTCCGAGTTGGTGGCCAACGCCGCCCGGCACACGTCCGGCTGGTGGCGGCTCCGTCTCACGGCCGGGCGGGAGTCGCTGGTCGTGGGGATCGACGATTCGAGCCCGCAGCCGCCCGTCGCGCGCGACCCCGACTTCGGCGGCGGTGGCGGCTTCGGCTGGCACATGGTGCAGAGGCTGGCGAGCCGCGTGGAGATCCGGCCGCTGCCGGAGGGCAAGCGGGTGCAGGCGGTCTGGGACCGCCCGGCGGCGGCGCGGGCCTGA
- a CDS encoding RNA polymerase sigma factor SigF, whose product MAELGLPYVECPGDVAPKDAREISRLFFVRLAELEEGTHEHQYVRNTLIELNLALVRYAATRFRNRSDQMEDIVQVGTIGLIKAIDRFELSREVEFATFAVPYIVGEIKRFFRDTSWAVHVPRRLQELRIDLAKATDELSQRLDRAPTTAELAEYLNLDENEVIEGVVASNGYTAGSIDMPTDDTAESSSKLSDRLGAPDAQLETAENVQALKPLIDELDEREKWILQMRFGAEMTQSEIGQELGVSQMHVSRLLSRITGRLREGLLAVE is encoded by the coding sequence ATGGCGGAACTGGGACTTCCGTATGTGGAGTGCCCGGGGGACGTGGCACCCAAGGACGCGCGGGAGATTTCGCGGCTCTTCTTCGTCCGGCTGGCAGAGCTGGAGGAAGGCACCCACGAACACCAGTACGTCCGCAACACCCTGATCGAGCTGAACCTGGCCCTGGTGCGGTACGCGGCGACGCGCTTCCGCAACCGCTCGGACCAGATGGAGGACATCGTCCAGGTCGGCACCATCGGCCTCATCAAGGCGATCGACCGCTTCGAGCTCAGCCGCGAGGTGGAGTTCGCGACGTTCGCCGTCCCGTACATCGTCGGAGAGATCAAGCGGTTCTTCCGTGACACGAGCTGGGCGGTGCATGTGCCGCGCCGGCTTCAGGAGCTGCGGATCGACCTGGCCAAGGCGACGGACGAACTGTCGCAGCGGCTGGACCGCGCCCCGACCACGGCCGAACTCGCCGAATACCTGAACCTCGACGAGAACGAGGTCATCGAAGGCGTCGTCGCGAGCAACGGCTACACCGCCGGCTCGATCGACATGCCGACCGACGACACCGCCGAGTCGTCCTCCAAGCTCTCCGACCGACTCGGCGCGCCCGACGCCCAGTTGGAGACGGCGGAGAACGTGCAGGCGCTCAAGCCGCTGATCGACGAGCTGGACGAGCGCGAGAAGTGGATCCTCCAGATGCGCTTCGGGGCCGAGATGACACAGTCGGAGATCGGGCAGGAGCTCGGCGTCTCCCAGATGCATGTGTCACGACTGCTGTCACGGATCACCGGGCGGCTGCGGGAAGGTCTGCTCGCCGTCGAGTGA